Genomic window (Ignisphaera cupida):
GTTTTTAGAGTAAGACCAGATGGGCTTTACATTTTAGACATTAAGAAAACAGATGAAAGGCTTAGAATTGCTGGAAAGTTCCTAAGCAGATTTGAGCCATCAAAAATAATGGTTGTTTCAACAAGGCAATATGGCAAACAGCCAGTATTGAAATTTGCTGAATTTGTTGGTGCAAAACCAGTTGTTGGTAGATTTGTACCTGGAACACTCACAAATCCAAAGCTTGAATGGTATTACGAGCCAGATGTTATTGTGTTGACAGATCCTAGAATAGATTCACAACCTCTTGACGAGGCTTTAATGGTTGGAATACCGATAGTAGCATTTGTTAGTACAGATAACAGGCTAGAAGGTGTGGATCTAGCCATACCAGCTAACAACAAGGGAAGAAAGTCTTTGGCTTTGCTCTATTGGGTATTAGCAAGGCAAGTGCTTCGAGAAAGAGGAAGCATAGGGCCAACAGATAATCTTCCTGTAACTCATGAAGTGTTCGAGTCCTCTACATAGAAATTCAAAGTGGTTTAATGGGTAAAGTTTTAAACAAAAAGTTTTCTGCACCTTTTCCAGTAATTGGAATTCCAATAAAAGGCTTCTACACACCATTTATTTCTATGCCTTCAAACATTGATTGTGTATTGATGTTAAAAATTGGTAAAGAGAAGAAAGGAGTCAAATTCACAAATTTAGAACCATTGGAAAAAAGCATTGATATATTGAGTTACATAAATATGTTACTAAGTGAATTGGGCTATGATGAGATTAGTGGAAGTATTGAAGTTTCTTGTAATAGCACTCTACCATCAATTTCTATTTTTGCAGTAACAACAATTGAAATAATAAAGAATTTGTTAGATGTAACTCCAAGAGATTATCTACTGGTTCTCAGAAATATTGCACCATTTGATGAGAAAGTATTGGGCGTTGATCCTGGCTATATAGAATCTCTTAGATGTTCTCATCTCTTTAATAGTATATGCATTGTTAAAGGCTTCAATGAAATTGTTAGATTAAAAAGCATGAAAATATCTATTGAGAAGAGTGAAGAAGTTGCATGTAACATAAAATCGTGTAAAGCCCTTGAGCATCCATATGATAACTATACCTTGTCATTATTCTATAAATTCGTGTCACATGTTATAGGTGTGTTTGCACAGATAGTTAATAGTGGTTCTGATGAGGATAGACAAAAGCTTGAAAAGCTCTTTAAATTGTATTTAGCATGGGAAAGCAGAATCGTCAAAGATTATTTGAATAATGAAATTAGTTATGATAAAATATGTGAATCAAAATCTGTTATGGATTATAGTTTCATAAGGTTTTTCAAAATTCACTTTGCATTCTAAAATAGCGGTGTTACTTACTTGGTGCTGGTCAATATTTTAAAGATTGGAGGCTCAGTAATAACAAATAAGGATGTAGAGTATTCTCTAAAAATTAGTGAGGTGTATAGAATAGCTTATGAAATAAGCAAAGCCTACAAATACTGTACAAAACACATGATTTTAATACATGGTGGTGGTAGTTTTGGTCATTCAACAGTTATAGAGCATGGAAATGTGGAAAAACCTTATTCAATAGCTCAAATAATCTGGTTTATGAAAGAATTGAATATGATTGTTACAGACGCTTTAAACGCATATGGAGTTCCAGCAGTGTCTTTTGATACTCACGCAATTTTTTATCGAGATTTTGATGGAGATCTTAAATGTTTTTACAAACCTCTTGAAAAAGCTTTAAAGAAAGATATTGTGGTTGTGTTATTTGGAGATATAATTTTTGGTGATAGGGATGCAGAAATACTATCTGGCGATGAAATAGCGTGGAAATTATCAACAATTTTTAAACCAAGTAGAATACTATTTGCAACTGATGTTGATGGCGTCTATGATAGAAATCCAGAAGAGCCTGGTTCTCGTCTTTTAGAGGTTGTTAGAATTAGTGAAGTAGGTTCTGTAGATATGGAGTCTAGAAAAAAGGTTGATGTGACTGGGGGGATGAAGGCAAAAATTCTACATGGTTTAAGGTATTGGAATAGTGAGTTGAGGGAGGTTCTTATTTTTAATGGTCTTAAAAAAGATTTTATTTTTAAGGCTTTGTGTGGGGAGAGTGTTTTGGGGAGTAGGGTAGTATTATGAGTATAGAGAATAGAAAGCAAGAACATATAGAGATGGCGCTTACACCTAATTCTCAAGGGCCTTTAACAACACTGTTTGAAGATGTTATATTAATTCATAATGCTATCCCTAATATAGCTTATGACAAGGTGGATACGTCAACAAGTTTCTTGGGGTATAAACTTGGAGCTCCAATAATAATTTCTGGAATGACTGGTGGTACTGAGAAAGCATATGAGATAAACAGGAGGTTGGCTGAGCTTGCTGAAGAATTTCGCATAGCTATTGGTGTTGGAAGTCAGAGAGCAATGATTGAAAATCCTTCTTTAGCATACACATACAAGATTGTGAGAGAAGTTGCAAGGTCAGTTCCAGTTATTGCTAACATAGGTTTTGCACAAATTAAGAATCTTAGCATGGATCAAATAGAAAGCATAGTTTCAATTGTTGAAGCCAATGCCCTTGCTATTCACTTAAATCCTGCACAAGAGCTTGTTCAAATAGAGGGGGATAGAGATTTTGAGAATGTTTTAGAATCAATTGAAAAGATTTTGTCAAGGCTTTCAATACCTGTAATAATCAAGGAAATTGGCAATGGCCTTTCAAAAGAAGTTGCTGAAAAGCTGTATGTAATAGGTGTTAAAATATTTGATGTTGCAGGTGCTGGAGGCACTAACTGGGTTAGAATAGAATTAATGAGAAGCTTAAAAAGTAAAACTG
Coding sequences:
- the rpsB gene encoding 30S ribosomal protein S2 — protein: MEEEQKALAQQQIELLVPLELYLQAGVHIGTHTCTKQMEKFVFRVRPDGLYILDIKKTDERLRIAGKFLSRFEPSKIMVVSTRQYGKQPVLKFAEFVGAKPVVGRFVPGTLTNPKLEWYYEPDVIVLTDPRIDSQPLDEALMVGIPIVAFVSTDNRLEGVDLAIPANNKGRKSLALLYWVLARQVLRERGSIGPTDNLPVTHEVFESST
- the fni gene encoding type 2 isopentenyl-diphosphate Delta-isomerase, translating into MSIENRKQEHIEMALTPNSQGPLTTLFEDVILIHNAIPNIAYDKVDTSTSFLGYKLGAPIIISGMTGGTEKAYEINRRLAELAEEFRIAIGVGSQRAMIENPSLAYTYKIVREVARSVPVIANIGFAQIKNLSMDQIESIVSIVEANALAIHLNPAQELVQIEGDRDFENVLESIEKILSRLSIPVIIKEIGNGLSKEVAEKLYVIGVKIFDVAGAGGTNWVRIELMRSLKSKTDVARVAEAFISWGIPTAASICEVRSVSQDIIVIGSGGIRSGVDIAKAISLGADLVAIAQPILKNVLMGKGKEYLNIIINQLKIAMSLVNVRNIDELKQSPMVITGKLAQWICARKLKLRNNYAYIYCYC
- a CDS encoding isopentenyl phosphate kinase; translation: MLVNILKIGGSVITNKDVEYSLKISEVYRIAYEISKAYKYCTKHMILIHGGGSFGHSTVIEHGNVEKPYSIAQIIWFMKELNMIVTDALNAYGVPAVSFDTHAIFYRDFDGDLKCFYKPLEKALKKDIVVVLFGDIIFGDRDAEILSGDEIAWKLSTIFKPSRILFATDVDGVYDRNPEEPGSRLLEVVRISEVGSVDMESRKKVDVTGGMKAKILHGLRYWNSELREVLIFNGLKKDFIFKALCGESVLGSRVVL